The window CCGCGAAGGGCCCTTCCCGGGTGCCCGAAACAACCGCCGCCACTCCGCAGGCGCCGGGCGCGGGCGCCGGTCCGGTGCCGGGGACGGCCGCGCCGGAGCTGCCGGCCGCGACCACCCCGGCACCGGAACCCAGCCGGACTGACGTGGCGGCTGGGAACCCGGCACCGGCCGGGTCGCTGGCCGCGGTGTTCGGCCTCGTCGCCGCCGTGGGCCTGGTGGCCGCCGTGGTGGCGCTCGCGGCCTGGGTAGTGCGCAGGCGTCGTGTCCAGTAACGGAAGGAAGGCTTTCATGCGTAAGCGTCAACTGGCCGTGGCCATCGGCTCGGCGGCCGCGGCGGGGAGCGTCGTGGTCGCCCTGGTGACTTCGTCATCGGCCTCGGCCGCGCTGCCGCCGCCGGGCAGCCTCGGCACGCTGACGATCGAACCGGCGACCGGTACCGCGGCGACCGCACCGGTGGTGCGGACCGCGCAGGGCTGCACGCCGGACTCCGACTCCTACATCGCGCACGTGTTCGGCCCCGGCGGGTTCGCGGACGGCCTGGTGGCGACGTTCGGGCTGCAGGACGTCAACTTCTCGACCACCCAGGCCTTCCCGGTGCAGTTCACCAAGAGCATGACCGACATCGCGACCGACAACAACACGACCGTCGTCGCCGGGACCTACGTGATCCGAGTGTCCTGTGTGGACTCCTTCGCGCAGACGACCACCGGCACGTTCACGACGAACATGTACTTCACCGACCCCGGCCACTACCAGTCGAACGACCCTTCGGGCGTACCGCCGACCACGACGTCCACCACCAAGGCGTCGGTCAGCACGTCCCAGCCGCCGACGACGACCTCTACGACCGCACCCACGACGACCACAACGCCGACGACCGCGACGACCACGCCGGTCACCTCCGTCACGACGACCACGAGGACGCCGGTCACCTCGGCCACCACGAGCACGACCACGCCGGTCACCTCGACCACGACAACGCCGGCTTCGACGTCGACCACCGCGCCGACCTCGACGACGACCAGCACCACCAGCACCACCACGCCGTCGACGAGCACCACCACCAGCCGCCCGGCCACGACCACCACCACGAGTACCAGTACGAGCGGCACAGCCACCAGCACCAGCACCAGCTCGTCGGCGAGCACCACGACGTCCACCGGCGACAGCACGGCGGAGACCGTCCCGGCCGGCGACGGTTCCGGCGGAACCGGCGCGGGCGCGGCGCAGTCGGTCGGGACCAGCGTCCCGCAGCGCACCCTCGCCAACACCGGCGTCAACGTCGGCTACCTGCTGCTCCTCGCCGTCGTCCTGCTCGGCGCGGGCGGTGTGGCGCTGGTCCTCGCCCGGCGGCGCAGGGCGGCCCGGTGGCCGTCGAAGTGACCCCGGCGGCCGCACCGCCCGCAGCGGTGCGGCTCGCCGGGCAGGCGCTGTCGATCGCGGCGGCGTTGATGTTGTGCCTGGTGGCGCAGTTCGGGCTGATCGGCGCCCTGGCCCACAACCGCGACCAGGACCGCGCCTACGACGCCTTTCGCGACCAGCTCGCCAACGCCACGGCGCCGGCGGGGGGCCTGGACCGCGACGGGCATCCGCTCGAGCCGGGAACGCCGGTGGCCGTGGTGGCGATCCCGCGGATCGGCCTGCGCGAGGTCGTCGGCGAAGGCACGTCGGCCACGGTGCTGAAGTCCGGACCGGGCCATCGGCGCGACACCGTCCTGCCCGGGCAGCCGGGGGTGAGCGTGGTCATGGGCCGCCGGGCCGGCTACGGGGGCCCGTTCGCCGACCTCGGCTCGCTCGCCCACGGCGACTTGATCACCGTGACCACCGGACAGGGCAAGCACCAGTTCGAGGTGCTGGGCGTCCGCCGCGCGAACGACCCGCAACCCGTCGCGCCCGCGAAGGGGCAGGGGAGGCTCACGCTGATCACCGCGGACGGGCCGCCCTACCTGCCCAGTGACGTCCTCCGCGTCGACGCGCGGCTGCTCACCCCGGCCGTGGCGGCCGCGGGCACGGTGCCCGGGTTCGCGCTGCCCGGCCGGGAGCAGGCGCTGGAAGGCGACGCGTCGGCGCTCGTGCCGCTCGTGGTCTGGGGTCTGTTGCTCGCGCTCGCCGCGGCCGCCGTGGTGTTCGTGCACCAGCGCGTGGGCCGGTGGCACGCGTGGGTGATCGGGGTGCCCGTGCTCGGCGCCCTCGGGGTGACCGTGGCCGATCAGGCGGCGTCCCTGCTGCCGAACCTGCTGTGAGGAGACTGCCGTGACGATGCTGCTGCCTTCGGTCGAGGAGGCCACCGCGATCGAGGCGCGGGAGGTGTCCGCGTGGTTCGGCGAGCGGAAGGTCCTCGACCGCGTCTCGCTGCACATGCCACCGTCCTCGGTCACCGCGCTCATCGGCCCGTCCGGCTGCGGCAAGTCGACGTTCCTGCGCATCCTGAACCGGATGCACGAGCTCGTGCCCGGCGCGACCCTGGCCGGCGAGGTGCTGCTCGCCGGCGACGACATCTACGCCTCGTCGTGGAAGCTGACCGACGCGCGCCGCCGCATCGGCATGGTGTTCCAGAAGCCGAACCCGTTCCCCGCCATGTCCATCTACGACAACGTGACGGCCGGCCTGAAGCTCACCGGCACCAAGGTGAAAGCGGCGGACCGCGACGACCTCGTCGCCGAATGCCTGACCAAAGCGGGCCTGTGGAAGGAAGTCCGCGACCGGCTCCGGCAGCCCGGCGGCGCGTTGTCGGGCGGCCAGCAGCAGCGGCTGTGCATCGCCCGCGCGCTCGCCGTCCGCCCCCAGGTGTTGCTGATGGACGAGCCGTGCTCCGCCCTCGACCCGACGTCCACCCGCCGGATCGAGGAGACGATCGAGGACCTCAGCGGCGAGGTGACGATCGTGATCGTCACCCACAACATGCAGCAGGCACAGCGGGTTTCGGCCCAATGCGCGTTCTTCCTCGCCGAGGAGGGAGCCCCGGGGGTGATCGTCGAAGCTGGGCCGACCCGGACCGTGTTCGACCACCCTGGTGACTCGAGGACGGCCGACTACGTCCACGGCCGGTTCGGCTGAGCCGTCGCCTCGAAGTTCAGTGGGGCGAGATCAGGTCCGCCGGGCGCAGGGTCAGTGCGTAGGGCTCGGTGAGGGTGACGGCCTCGTCGTCGTGGCCTTCGGCGGCCAGGACGTAGGTGTCGCCGTCGAGGCGGAAGCAGCTCAGGCTCGGCACGCGGGGGTCGATCACCCAGTAGAACGGGCAGCCGGCCGCGGCGAGCCGGGCGGGCTTGAGGTAGAGGTCGATGTGCTGACTGGACGGCGAGACGACTTCGACGGCGAGGACCGGCACCCCGACGAGCGCTCGGTCGGTGAACGTGTCGCGGCGTCCGACGACGACGTCCGGGATGAGCACGGTGTGGTCGTCGAGCACGACGTCCAACGGAGCGGGCAGGACCTCGCAGTCCGCGGGGCAGAGCGGGGTCAGCGCGGCGAGCAGGCGCGCGACCACCCTCTGGTGCAGTGGACGCGGGGACGGGCTCACTAGGAGGGTCCCGTCCACCAGTTCGTAACGGCGGCGTTCATCGGTGATCAGCTCCAGGTCCCGACGGGTGAGACGGTCTCCGTGTGCGAACATCGGGACTGTCTCCATGCTGCCCCCAGCGTCGGGCCGGACGGGAATCGACCAGCCCAGGGTAGTGGGGTACCGCGCGCAGCGCGAACCGCCGCTCGGTGAGCGATCCGGCCCGACCGGACCAGTCCCCGTCCGGGTGCCGCGGTGATGATCGTCACGATGCGTGCGGCTGGCGTTCCGGCGCCGCCCGAACAGAGCAGAATGACTCATGAATGCGGCCGTTGGAGTGCATTCGAACAATTCTTTACGCCGCAATTCCGTGGCCTTCTGTCGGATACTCATCGATCATCTCCTGGACTTCTGACCAGCGACGATGTCACGATGAAAGCACGAAACAGGGTACTCGGTCGGGTCCGCAATCGCTGTTCAGGCTAATTTAACCGGCGCGGCACCGGCGCGCATTATCCTGAACGGAGGCTGTTTCACCGAAGGGCCGGTGACCACATGGCTTCGACGTCCACCCCGAGCAAGCCGGTGTCGCTTTTCCGGCTCGACGGCACCGCGGCCGAGCAAGAGCTGCTCGTGCCGCTGAAAGACGACCAGATCGTCACCGACACCGAGGTCGACTTGTCCGGTACGCGCGCACGGCTGGTCGCGGGCCGGTTCCGCACCGAGGCGCCGCAATGGTTGCCGCACGCGGCGTCGCTCACCGGCACCGAGCTGGCCCTGTCGTCCGAGCTGCCGTTCGCGGTGCTGCTCGTGCCCCGGCCGCCGTGGACCTACGCGGTCACCTGGGGCGCCGGGCACCTGATCCTCAACGACGAACACGTCGACCAGGGCTTCGGCCTGCTGTTCGGGATCCGGCGCCTCGACCCGTTCGACCTCGGCCTGGTCGCCAGCGCGGCCCTGGACACGTCGGCCCGCGCCACACAGACGTCGATCCCCGGCGGCGGCGATCTTTCGGCGTTTCGCCTGGAGCCCTACGGCGAGCTGGTCAACCGGCTGGCCGGCACGGCCGACCTGGCCGACCTCACCTACGGGCGGATCACCGGCCGCCGCCACCGCATCCGCGCCGGCAACGCCGTGTGGCTGCCGCTGGCCAAGGACCCCGCCGCGTTCCTGGCCGACCTCGACGCCGTCGGCGCGGTCGTCGACGAGCCCGACGCGCACTCGGCGTTGCGGTTCGTCGCGCAGACCCGGCCGCTGGATCGCCACGACAGCCTCCTGCCGACCCTCGAACGCCGCCTGGCCGAGAGCGTCGACGGCGAGAACGGCGCGCTCGGGCTCGCCTGGCCGGCGACGGCCGTGCACGACGCCGAGCAGGCCGGCTCGTTCCGGATCACCGGCTTGGGCCCCGGCGGCCCGTTCACGGTCCCCGGCCGGCTGGAGCTCGCGCACCTGACCGACCGGCTGGCCGGGATCGACGTCGACGACCGGCTGAAGGCCGTGCGCGCCGGGCGGATCGTGCCCTGCGCCGACGACGCGGGCGAGGAGGAAGCGGGCGCCTCGATCCCGGTGGCGCGCTGGCTGGTGTTCGAGACGACGATCGACCACGTCCGGTACGTCTTCCACCAGGGACGCTGGTACCGCATCGGCGAGACCTATGTCCGGCAACTGCGCGAGCAGGTCGCCGCGATGCTCGCTCGCCGGTTCGACTGGCCGCCGGTTCCGTGGGTCCCGACGGGCACCCCCGACGACGAGCACGCGTACTGCCGGCAGGTCGCCGAGGAGCCCGGATTCCTGTGCCTGGACCGGGATTTCGCGAGCACGCCGCTGCACCCGCGGTTCGAGCTGTGCGACCTGCTCGGGCCGGGCGACGAGCTGATCCACGTCAAGTGGCTGAGCCGCGCCACGGCCGCCAGCCACCTGTGCACGCAGGCGCTCGTCTCGGCCGAGGCACTGGCCCACGAGCCCGAAGCGCTGGCGCAGCTCGCTGCGAAAGCCGCGCCGGATCGGGTGATCGACCGGATCCCGCGCACGGTCGTGCTCGCGGCGGCCGGCCGCTCCTGGAACATCGACGAGCTGTTCACCCTGTCCCAGGTGTCGCTGCTGCGCCTGGACCGGTCGGTGCGCGCGCTGCAGGCGACCTTGCGCTTCGCGGACGTCCCGTACGTGCCGAAGGCCCGCACGCACGCCACGTCTGCCCGCCGGCGACGAAGCTGATGGGGCTGCACCGGCTGCATCGTGCGGGGAGCAGCACCTGAACGTGCTACGGGGAAGCGGTGAGCGCTCTGCGGACTGCTCCTTCGACGAGGATCGGCACGACCCCAAGCGCGTCAACGGCGCGGGCCGGGGATCACCGGGGACGCAGGCTGTTCGGCAAGATCGGCACCAGCGATGTCACGACTCCGGTCGTGATCCCGGCGCCGACCCCGGCCCAGGCCAGCGGGCCGAGCGGTGTGCAGCCGAAGAACCGGCTGACCCCGGGCGTCTGCACGATCGCCGCCAGCGTGAGGGCCGAGCCGACTGCCGTGCCGACCACCAGCGGGCTGTGCAGGCGGCCGCGCAGCGTCTGGGCCAGCTGCGTGCCCACCAGCGCGCACAACGCCATCGTGCTCGTGCGGCGGGCCGTGCCGGGGGTGAAGCGGCCGATCAGCCACGCCGTCGTCGCGCCGACGCCCGTCGTCACCCCTCGGCTGGTGATGTCGGGGGAGAGCCCTTCGCCGAGGTTTGCCGGGCCGCTGTCCGGGGCGTCGTCCGGGCGGGTCACGGCCACCGCCATCGCCGGGAACAGGTCCGTCAGCAGGTTCACCAGCAGCAGCTGCCGGGTGGCCAGCGGCGAATCACCCGAAAGAAGGGTGCCCAGCACCGAAAATCCGATCTCGCCCGCGTTGCCGCCGACCAGGATGACCACCGCGTCGGACACGCTCCGCCGCAGCGCGCGGCCTTCCGCCACGGCGTCCAGCAAGACCGTCAGGTCGCCGTCGGTCAGCGCGAGGTCCGCGGCCGTGCGGGCGGCCGTCGACGACCGGGCCCGCACCCCGATGCCGACGTCCGCCGCGCGGATGGCGGCCGCGTCGTTCGCGCCGTCGCCGACCATCGCCGTCACCCGGCCTGCTTCGCGCAGCGCCTCGACCACCTGCAGCTTCTGCTCCGGCGCGACGCGGGCGATCACCCCGGCGCCGGACAGCAGCCGGGCGCGTCCGGCGCGGTCGAGCCCGGCCAGCTCGTCGCCGGTGACGACCGGGCTGTCGGCGGGCCACCCGAGCGACGTCGCGATGGCCCGCGCCGTGTGCGGGTGGTCGCCGGTCAGCATCACCGGGGCCACCCCGGCCGCGCGGAGGCCGGTGACCAGCGGCTCGGCCGTGGCGCGCAGGGCGTCGGCCAGGCCGACGAAGCCGGCGAACTCGAGGTCCGAAGGCAGGTCGCCGTCGAGCGCGGTCCCGTCCGGGACCTTCCGCGACGCCACCGCCAGCACGCGCAACCCCTTGTCCGCCAAGGCTTCCCCGGCCTCGGAAAGCTGCTCCGCCCCGGCGCACGCGGGCAGGACAATCTCCGGGGCGCCTTTGACGAGCAGCACCGTCCCGTCGTCGCCGTCCCGCCCGATGGTGGCCGAGTACCCACGGTTGGCCTCGAACGGCTGACCGTCCACTTCGGACCAGGTGGGGTCCGGCCCGGCGGCTTCCAGCACGGCGTGGTCGGTGGCGTGCACCCGGACGTGCGGGTCGTCGAGCGAGCCCGGGCACGCCCGGGCGGCGGCCCGCAGCACCGCGTCGTCCGGCCCCGGCTCGCGCGGTTCGCCGTCCGGCCCGGTCGTGGCGACCACGCGCAGCCGGTTCTCGGTCAGCGTGCCGGTCTTGTCGAAACACACGACGTCCAAGCGCCCCAACGCTTCCAGCGCGCGTGGCGTGCGCACGAGCACCCCACGGGCCGACAGCCGCCGGGCCGCCGCGCGCTGCGCCACCGTGGCCACCAGCGGCAGCCCCTCGGGCACGGCGGCGACGGCGATCGCCACCCCGCCGGCCAGCGCACGGCGCATCGGCCGGCCGCGCAGCGCGGACAGCCCGGTGACCAGGGCACCGCCGAGCATCGTCAGCGGCAGGGCGCGGCGGGTGAGGTCCTGCAGCCGTGCCTGGATGCCCGCCGCGGCGGCGGTGCGGGTGGCCAGCTCGACGGCCCGGCCGGCGACCGTCGCGGACCCGGTCGCCACGACCACGGCGGTGCACTCGCCGCTGACCACCGTGGTGCCGGCGAAGACCAGGCAGCTGCGCTCGGCCAGCGGCGCCCCGGGCACCGGGGCGAGCTGCTTTTCGACCGGCAGCGACTCGCCGGTCAGCGCGGATTCGTCGACCTCCGTTTCGGACGCGGTGAGCAGCCGGGCGTCGGCCGGGACGACGTCGCCGACCCGCAGTTCGATCCGGTCGCCCGGCGCGAGCTCGCGCGCGTCGACCAGCCCGCCGCCGGCCTTGCGGGCCCGTTGCCGCTCGTCGTCGCGGAGCTTGGCCAGCGCCCGGCGGCCGCGAAACTGCTGGGTGCCGCCGACGACGGCGTTGAGGCCCATCGCCGCGGCCACGAGCAGCGCGTCCACCGGCGAACCGACCACCGCGGAGGCCACCGCGCCGAGCGCCAGCACCGGCGTCAGCGGGTCGCTCAGCTCGGCGGCGACGTCGGCGGCCAGCCCCGCCCCGAACCGGACCGGTGCCGCCGCCGGGTGCCGGGCCAGCGTCTCCGCCACCGTCCGCACCCGCCGCGTCGCCACGTCCCAGGAGGTCGGGTCCGGTCCGGGCGCCGCGAGCCGCTCGACGACCTCGTCCGCGGTCAGCTCGTGCCAGGCGACCCGGTCGCGGCCCTCCGGCGGGCGGGCCGCGGCGACGCGCAGCGCGGCGAGCCAGCCCATGCCGATCGCGGTCAGCCCGCCGAGCGCGATCGGATCCAGCCGCGGCAGCGCCGGCAGCAACGGCCGTCGGCGGCCGGGGCGGCGTCCGGACATCAGCAGCAGCGCGCTGACCAGGGCCCCGGCGGTGGCCAGCCGGGTGCCGCGCCGGCTGTTCGCCCGGGCCGCGGCGGTGGCCAGCAGCACCCGCCACACTCCGGTCGGCCCGGGGCGGACGAGCAGGTCGGCGTTCCAGAGCACGGGGGCGTCCCGGTCGGTGAGCGCGACGCACAGGTCTCCGGCGAGCAGGCCGGCCACGTCGTCCGAGCCGGGCCCGCACGTCGGTGCCGGGCGGCCGACGGTGAGCACGACCCCGCCTTCGTCCTGCAGCCGCGTCACCACCCCGGTGAACGTCTCACCCGCGCCGGTGGTGACGACGTCGTCCGCGAGTGCGGCGAACTCGCCCAGCCGGCCACGGGCGTCCGGCCCGGCGATGACCACCCGCGCCTCTGCCCGTCGCGCCGCGTCCAGCACCGCCTCGGCGTGCGGGTCCAGCCCGGTTTCGCCGTGCAGCACGTCGGCGTGCAGCACCACGGTGTCGACAGTGTCCAGTGCCTTGAGCCGGTCCGGGTCGCGGACGAGCACGCCTTCGCGGGCGAACGCGGTGCCCATCGCGGAATGGAAAGCCGTGTCGGCGTACCGGGCCGGCATCGGCGACGCGGCGAGAACCGCTTCGGCGGCTTCGTGCGCGTCGCGGCGCATCAGCAGGTCGGCCACCGCGGCGAGCAGGCCGCCGCCGACGGCGTTCTTGGCGTAGTCCTCCGCCGGGGCCGCGACCCGCCGCTGCGGCGGGGTCACGCTCAGACTGGGCCGGTGCGGCGAGCAAAGATCGTCGTGCACGGCGTCGAACGCGGCGAGCCGGGCGACCGCTTCGGCGAGCTGACCCGTGCGGAGGACAGCGTCGAGCGCGAGCTCGACCGGGGCCTGGCTCAGCCCGCGCACCGCGGCGGAGACACCCGCCCGCGTCAGTTCGGCGGTGTACCAGCCGAACCGCTCATCCAGGGCGGCGCGGACGGCGGGGTGCTCCCGGGCCGCGGACACCACGGCCCGGATTCCTTCGTGGAGCTTGCCCGAGCGGACCGCGGTCGTCCCGACCGCCACGGCGAACCCGGCGACGTCCATCGCCAAGGCCAGCGCGGCCGTCCGCACCCCGTACGTGTCACCGGGGTGCGCGGGGGCGCAGTCGCCGGGCTCGGCCGGCGCGAGCCCGTGCCGCTCGCAGCGGTCGGCGATCCAGCCCGCCACCGCGTCCGCCGCGGATTCCGCGGCCAGGTGGACGACCACGCTGCCCAGCCCGCCGTCCCAGTACGCCCCGGCGACGTCCGCGTGCGCGGCCACCTCGGCGGCCAGCGCCCGCACGTCCGGGCGGCCGCCGTCAAGCGCCCGCAGCGGCACGTGCAGGCGGCGTCCCGCGCGCCACACCGCCGAGCGGGACCCCGTGGCGTTGCGCACGACCCGCGCGGCCCGCACCGACGTGCGGCTCGCCGTCCCGGTCACTTCCCCCGCCGTCGCGGCCGCCCCCGAGACCAGCTCACCGGCCAGCGTGACGGCCTTCTTCGCTTCCCGCGTCGCCAGGACGGGCCCGGCCACGGCGAGGGTCATCCCGGTCTTCGCCACCGCGAGCAAACCTCCGAGCACGCACACCTCCACCAGCCGGTCCGTCCCCGACAGGCTTTCCCGGCGGCGGGTGGATCAAACGCCGCTGGACGACGACGGGAGGGGTGCTGCCGGTTTACCGTTCGGGTGGCCGGGTAGCCGCGAAGAAACCTGGAAAACACGCACGCGAGAGGGCGATCCCGTGACTGACGGACGCAACGACGCGAAGCACGAGCAACTGGAGGAATTCCGCAGCGACCCGGCCGGTACGGCGCTCACCACGCAGCAGGGCGTCCGGGTCGGGCACACCGACGACTCGCTGAGCGCGGGCACGCGTGGGCCGACGCTGCTCGAGGACTTCCACGCGCGGGAGAAGATCACCCACTTCGACCACGAACGCATCCCCGAACGAGTGGTGCACGCCCGCGGCGCCGGCGCGTACGGTTTCTTCGAGGCCTACGACGACTCGCTGAGCGGGTACACCGCCGCGGAATTCCTCACCAGTGGCGAGCGGATCCCGGTGTTCGTCCGCTTCTCCACCGTCGCCGGCTCGCGCGGTTCCGCCGACACCGTCCGCGACGTGCGTGGGTTCGCCACGAAGTTCTACACCCGTCAGGGCAACTACGACCTGGTCGGCAACAACATGCCGGTGTTCTTCATCCAGGACGGCATCAAGTTCCCCGACTTCGTCCACGCCGTGAAGCCCGAACCGCCGAACGAGATCCCGCAGGCGCAGTCCGCGCACGACACGTTCTGGGACTTCGTCTCGCTGCAGCCGGAGTCGCTGCACATGGTGCTGTGGCTGATGTCCGACCGCGCGCTGCCGCGCAGCTACCGGATGATGCAGGGCTTCGGCGTGCACACCTTCCGGCTGGTCAACGCCGACGGCCAGGGCACGTTCGTCAAGTTCCACTGGAAGCCGGTCCTCGGCACGCACTCCCTGGTCTGGGACGAGTGCCAGAAGATCGCCGGCAAGGATCCGGACTTCAACCGCCGTGACCTGTGGGACGCCATCGAAGCGGGCCAGTACCCGGAGTGGGAGCTCGGTGTGCAGCTGGTCGACGAGTCCGCCGAGCACGATTTCGACTTCGACCTGCTCGACCCCACCAAGCTCATCCCCGAGGAACAGGTCCCGGTGCTGCCGGCCGGGCGGATGGTGCTCGACCGCAACCCGGAGAACTTCTTCGCCGAGACCGAGCAGATCGCCTTCCACACCGCCAACGTCGTCCCCGGCATCGACTTCACCAACGATCCGCTGCTGCAGGCCCGCAACTTCTCCTACCTGGACACCCAGCTGATCCGCCTCGGCGGACCGAACTTCGCCCAGCTGCCGGTGAACCGGCCGATCGCCGACGTCGCCACCGACCAACGCGACGGCCACGGCCAGCAGACGATCCACAAAGGACAGACGAGCTACTTCCGCAACTCCCTCGGCGGCGGCTGCCCGGCCATCGCGGATTCCGGCACCTTCCAGCACTACACCGAAGCCGTCTCCGGGCACAAGATCCGCGAACGCAGCCCCAGCTTCAAGGACTTCTACAGCCAGGCCACCCTGTTCTGGAACAGCATGACCGACGTCGAACGCGACCACATCGTCGCCGCGTTCCGGTTCGAACTGGGCAAGGTCACCGAGAAGGGCGTCCGCGCCCGGACCGTCGACGAGCTCAACCACGTCGACCACGACCTGGCCACGCGGGTCGCAAGCGGCATCGGTGTCCCGGCACCGGCGGCGGAGACGCCCCACCACGGCCACCGCTCGCCGGCGCTGTCCCAGCTCGGCCAGCCGAACCTCAATCCCCACGGCCGGAAGGTCGCGATCCTCGCCGCCGACGGTGTCGACACGATCGGCACCCGCAAGCTGCTGGACGCCCTCGAAGCCGCTGACGTGACCGGTGAGGTCCTGGCCCCGGCCGACGGCGAGCTGGCCCCGGGCGGCGACGGCGGCCCGCTGCCGGCCGACCGCCAGCTCGCCACGACGGCGTCGGTGCTCTACGACGCGGTCGTCGTCCCGTGCGGGCCGGGCAGCGTCGACCAGCTGGCCCAGGACGGCGAAGCCGTGCATTTCGTCGCCGAGGCCTACAAGCACCTGAAGCCGGTGGCCGCGTTCGGTTCCGGCCTCGACCTGCTCCGGCGGGCGGGAGTGCCGGCCCAGCTCGCCGACGACACGAAAACCCGTATCGACGACGGCGTCGTGACCACGACCTCGGCCGCGGCCGACCTGCCGGACGAGTTCGCCGCCTCCTTCCTGGCCGCGCTGTCCGAACACCGGATCTGGAGCCGCAGCACCAGCACGATCCCCGCGTGAAAGAGGAGGCCACCGCATGCCAGGACGGGAAGACCTGCCCAGTACTCTCCTGCGTTCGCCGCGCAAGGCGCAGGACACCTGGGTGGCTGCGCATGACTCCGCGCTGGAGACCTACGGTCCGGGCCGCCGCGCCGCCCAGACCGCGTTCGCCGCCGTGAAGCACTCCTTCGAGAAGGTCGGCGACCATTGGGAGCCGAAGCGGCGACGCGGGCCGTCCGACGAGCAGGCCGCGGGCGGTGCCGGGCAGCCCGCGAAACGCACCCACGGCGGTGTCGACGCGGAAGCGAGCAAGCAGCACCTGTACCGCCTGGCGCGTGAACTCGGGATTCCTGGACGGTCACGCATGTCGAAACGCGAACTCGTCGAGGCGCTGGAGAAGGCCAGCCGGCGGGAAAGTGCCCGCGCTCGCCGGCAGAAGTGACAGTCCATCGTGGACGCACGAGGAAGGAGCGACTCGGCCGGGCAAACCTGGTGCTGCCGGCTGCCGGACATTACGGGTTTTCGGAGCGGCGCGTGGTGCCGCGGGGCTCGGCGTCTTCGCCCGGCGCCTCGTGCCCGCTGTGTTCG of the Amycolatopsis sp. NBC_01488 genome contains:
- a CDS encoding sortase, which codes for MAVEVTPAAAPPAAVRLAGQALSIAAALMLCLVAQFGLIGALAHNRDQDRAYDAFRDQLANATAPAGGLDRDGHPLEPGTPVAVVAIPRIGLREVVGEGTSATVLKSGPGHRRDTVLPGQPGVSVVMGRRAGYGGPFADLGSLAHGDLITVTTGQGKHQFEVLGVRRANDPQPVAPAKGQGRLTLITADGPPYLPSDVLRVDARLLTPAVAAAGTVPGFALPGREQALEGDASALVPLVVWGLLLALAAAAVVFVHQRVGRWHAWVIGVPVLGALGVTVADQAASLLPNLL
- a CDS encoding phosphate ABC transporter ATP-binding protein — its product is MLLPSVEEATAIEAREVSAWFGERKVLDRVSLHMPPSSVTALIGPSGCGKSTFLRILNRMHELVPGATLAGEVLLAGDDIYASSWKLTDARRRIGMVFQKPNPFPAMSIYDNVTAGLKLTGTKVKAADRDDLVAECLTKAGLWKEVRDRLRQPGGALSGGQQQRLCIARALAVRPQVLLMDEPCSALDPTSTRRIEETIEDLSGEVTIVIVTHNMQQAQRVSAQCAFFLAEEGAPGVIVEAGPTRTVFDHPGDSRTADYVHGRFG
- a CDS encoding Uma2 family endonuclease; this translates as MFAHGDRLTRRDLELITDERRRYELVDGTLLVSPSPRPLHQRVVARLLAALTPLCPADCEVLPAPLDVVLDDHTVLIPDVVVGRRDTFTDRALVGVPVLAVEVVSPSSQHIDLYLKPARLAAAGCPFYWVIDPRVPSLSCFRLDGDTYVLAAEGHDDEAVTLTEPYALTLRPADLISPH
- a CDS encoding TIGR04141 family sporadically distributed protein, producing the protein MASTSTPSKPVSLFRLDGTAAEQELLVPLKDDQIVTDTEVDLSGTRARLVAGRFRTEAPQWLPHAASLTGTELALSSELPFAVLLVPRPPWTYAVTWGAGHLILNDEHVDQGFGLLFGIRRLDPFDLGLVASAALDTSARATQTSIPGGGDLSAFRLEPYGELVNRLAGTADLADLTYGRITGRRHRIRAGNAVWLPLAKDPAAFLADLDAVGAVVDEPDAHSALRFVAQTRPLDRHDSLLPTLERRLAESVDGENGALGLAWPATAVHDAEQAGSFRITGLGPGGPFTVPGRLELAHLTDRLAGIDVDDRLKAVRAGRIVPCADDAGEEEAGASIPVARWLVFETTIDHVRYVFHQGRWYRIGETYVRQLREQVAAMLARRFDWPPVPWVPTGTPDDEHAYCRQVAEEPGFLCLDRDFASTPLHPRFELCDLLGPGDELIHVKWLSRATAASHLCTQALVSAEALAHEPEALAQLAAKAAPDRVIDRIPRTVVLAAAGRSWNIDELFTLSQVSLLRLDRSVRALQATLRFADVPYVPKARTHATSARRRRS
- a CDS encoding cation-translocating P-type ATPase — encoded protein: MLGGLLAVAKTGMTLAVAGPVLATREAKKAVTLAGELVSGAAATAGEVTGTASRTSVRAARVVRNATGSRSAVWRAGRRLHVPLRALDGGRPDVRALAAEVAAHADVAGAYWDGGLGSVVVHLAAESAADAVAGWIADRCERHGLAPAEPGDCAPAHPGDTYGVRTAALALAMDVAGFAVAVGTTAVRSGKLHEGIRAVVSAAREHPAVRAALDERFGWYTAELTRAGVSAAVRGLSQAPVELALDAVLRTGQLAEAVARLAAFDAVHDDLCSPHRPSLSVTPPQRRVAAPAEDYAKNAVGGGLLAAVADLLMRRDAHEAAEAVLAASPMPARYADTAFHSAMGTAFAREGVLVRDPDRLKALDTVDTVVLHADVLHGETGLDPHAEAVLDAARRAEARVVIAGPDARGRLGEFAALADDVVTTGAGETFTGVVTRLQDEGGVVLTVGRPAPTCGPGSDDVAGLLAGDLCVALTDRDAPVLWNADLLVRPGPTGVWRVLLATAAARANSRRGTRLATAGALVSALLLMSGRRPGRRRPLLPALPRLDPIALGGLTAIGMGWLAALRVAAARPPEGRDRVAWHELTADEVVERLAAPGPDPTSWDVATRRVRTVAETLARHPAAAPVRFGAGLAADVAAELSDPLTPVLALGAVASAVVGSPVDALLVAAAMGLNAVVGGTQQFRGRRALAKLRDDERQRARKAGGGLVDARELAPGDRIELRVGDVVPADARLLTASETEVDESALTGESLPVEKQLAPVPGAPLAERSCLVFAGTTVVSGECTAVVVATGSATVAGRAVELATRTAAAAGIQARLQDLTRRALPLTMLGGALVTGLSALRGRPMRRALAGGVAIAVAAVPEGLPLVATVAQRAAARRLSARGVLVRTPRALEALGRLDVVCFDKTGTLTENRLRVVATTGPDGEPREPGPDDAVLRAAARACPGSLDDPHVRVHATDHAVLEAAGPDPTWSEVDGQPFEANRGYSATIGRDGDDGTVLLVKGAPEIVLPACAGAEQLSEAGEALADKGLRVLAVASRKVPDGTALDGDLPSDLEFAGFVGLADALRATAEPLVTGLRAAGVAPVMLTGDHPHTARAIATSLGWPADSPVVTGDELAGLDRAGRARLLSGAGVIARVAPEQKLQVVEALREAGRVTAMVGDGANDAAAIRAADVGIGVRARSSTAARTAADLALTDGDLTVLLDAVAEGRALRRSVSDAVVILVGGNAGEIGFSVLGTLLSGDSPLATRQLLLVNLLTDLFPAMAVAVTRPDDAPDSGPANLGEGLSPDITSRGVTTGVGATTAWLIGRFTPGTARRTSTMALCALVGTQLAQTLRGRLHSPLVVGTAVGSALTLAAIVQTPGVSRFFGCTPLGPLAWAGVGAGITTGVVTSLVPILPNSLRPR